The stretch of DNA CATGAAACTCTCAGTACCTTTTCCGAAAAGATTTTTACACATTGAaaatacgttatatcgaagttcccctgtattaaaaattcaacaattgATATCTAGCCCATAAAAGCCAATCTTGCCATACTCCTTTTCTATTGGACGGAACTGGAGGCAAACCCTGGTTTTGATATTCTTTTAGAACAAAAAGTCAGCAGTCGGCTATTTCATTCCCGACTCCAACCGATTCGTGCTTTACaaaagatgatttttcaagatgttccttttttccatttcaaagtatatttatttattacaataATCAACAGGCAGAATCTATGCCCTAATGATATTTAAGTTGGTTAATATTCTCTTAAAGTTACGTTTAATAGCTACCCTACATAAATTGAAATCAAAGCCCTCTGCAACTCTGTTGAACATTCTGAGCAGACCGGATATCCTACCGTAGGTCGCGTAATTTGTTCGCCGGACCGGTATACGCAGCAAATTTTGGTTCCGCAGACTTCTTGGAGGCACCTGTAGTTGGAATGAACGGAGCAACACTCTGTTTTCGACGTCAGGACATCAGACACTAGCATAGCACGGGCGACATTGCGGCGACATCTGCAGCTTCGAAATTTTTTGAGATGATCGTAAAGGATGCGGTATTCTTCCACGTTAAACATTATATATCGCCAGCACAGCACGGTTTTATGCCCGGGCGCTCTGTGACAACAAACTTGTTGGAATTTACCTCTACGTGCATCAATCAGTTGGAGAACAAGGTTCAGGTTGATGAAGTGTATACTGACATGAAAGCCGCGTTTGATTGCATCGACCATCAGATTCTACTTGGAAAAATGCGTCGCCTGGGTGCTTCAGACCGTTTTGTTTCGTGGTTGTCGTCGTATCTTTCCGGGAGATCACTTCGAGTGAAGCTTGGAAGCCATCTTTCAATACCGTTCACCGCCgcttccggagttcctcaaggcagtAACTTGGGACCTCTATTGTTTGCCATTTTTTACAATGACGTCACCACATTTTTGAAACCAGGTTGTGTTCTCATCTACGCAGATGACTTGAAAATTTTCCTCACCGTTAAATGCATTGAGGATTGCCGTCAGTTACAAAGCTTGCTCAACAGCTTCTGGGTGTGGTGTCAATTGAACAAAATGACAGTAAGCATTGCCAAATGTGTTATCATGACATTTCATCGCAAGAAGGAACCAATATCCTTTGACTACTCTCTGGAAAACCATGTGCTGGCCCGTGTCAATCAGGTGAACGACCTCGGTGTGATACTGGATCCGAAGCTTACTTTCAGCATACATCGCTCGACGTTAGCTTCCAAGGCCTACCGTCAACTTGGATTCATCTTGAGGATCTCCCGAGAATTCACGGATCCTTATTGTTTGAAGGCGCTATATTGTTGTGTGCGCCCTATTTTGGAAAATGCTTCTGTAGTGTGGATGCCCTATCAACTATCGTGGATCCTACGTATTGAACGAGTACAGAAAATGTTTATTCGTCGTGCTCTCAGCTCCCTGCCATGGCGCTGTCCTCAGAATCTTCCGCCTTATCCTGACAGATGTCTCTTGCTAGGGTTGGATACTCTTGAGCGAAGACGGAAACATCAACAATGTACGCTCGTCGCCAAGATACTCAACGATGAAATTGACTCACCCGTGCTGCTTTCCCGCATCAATATGCGTGCGCCATCCAGAGTTCTTCGCTCAACAAGCCTTTTACAGCCCGCGACACACCGTTCTAGTTTTGGTCAAAATGAACCCGTAACGGGAATGATTCGTGCTTTCTCGATAGTAGAACATCTGTTCGAGTTTGGAGAGTCATCTACCAGATTTCGTCAAAGGATTGGACGCAttcatgttttttaatgttttgttttgtttttaatgtttgaattttaaaatttgttttttatgtttatatccATTAAGACATTTGTCAGATgaacaaagaaataaataataataataataataataataattaacacaaaaaaacagCTAAGGTGTCTAAATTGATTAGAAGGCATCTACTATCATAGCTGGGTAGCCGAAAAGGATCCCTCCACGGCAAGCGTCGAAGAGCGCACAAACCTGCGCTGTACAGCTTCAATTCTGTCGACACCATTTTGGTAGTAAGGACTCCAAACTTGACAGCCGTACTCAAGAGTCGAACGTACCAGCGAGCAGTACAAAGACTTCAAGCAATATATGTCATTGAAATCTTTACCGATTCGAAACAAAAAGCCCAGACTTCTGGAAGCTTTGCCAACAATATATGAAATGTGCTGCTGGAACAGTTCTGCCCTTGCGTAGTGTATGACAACTCTCCCTCAAGAGCGAAACTTCTGATGGATTGTGAAGATCCTGTTTTGTGACCATCAGGCCTGTATTATGTACCTTCGGCATCGATTGACAAAGACCTGAAGCTTCTTCTTATTTTCCACTGGTTCACCACTGTACTGACGCAGGCACTGAAGACGGTTTTTACCGAGGTATTGGAGGCTGGTTACTTGCTGGAACTCGAAGTAGCTGCTCGAAAGGCGTTCATTTAGGAACCGCGGCTCAACTAAGAACCGAGGTTCATTCAAGAACCGTGGTTCGTTCAAGAGCCGTGGCTCATTttgtaaagaaccgtggatcgtacgctcgttctgacggaCCACTTCAAATGAGCAGCTCGTGAGCGTTCGCCCATCTCTAGTAACGGGTAGCGGTAGCAGCAGATGATGCAAAATTGCCTGTGGCTGCATTCAGTTTGTCTAGAAGAGTGCATTGGCAAAATAAGGACAACaaaacaagaatgaatccaTTGGAGATTTTCAGGGCCACTCAATCCttcactaaagagttattttgatacaattcgatgcattctaaagtaatatccaaaataatttaaaaaaatatcatttgttTCCCGGGGGAGAGCCTGTCTGAATTTAGAAGGGTTATCGAGCTTTTTGGCGGTGCTTGACATTCAGATCGATCTTTCAATTTTCGTAAATTCGTGCATCGAATGAAGGCACGTACGCTTGGAATATCCACCCTATTCGTCAAATCTGGTTTACTCGCCTTTCATTTGTCcccaatacaaaaaaataatctgTGTGGGAAGCGAAAAGTCACTTAAGGAAGTCTGTTAGTGATATAGCATTCAATATTTTCTTAAAATGAATACATTCATTTTGTATCAAATACACATCTTAACAATAGATCTACCACAGTTTTTTTTCGGACAAATGAAAGCAATATTTTTAGatgtttttttgttcatttacttttttttcttaagcGTATATTTATGTTGTTAAGACACCTCgtcacataatttttttttgctattttctttgattaaaattttagagtgtttgatatttttttaagaacTCTTTTCAAATTGGTCAGCAATTCTAGATTGTATTCTCGACCGAAGTTTATATACTCATCCAACCGATGCCTCATGTGGTCCAGCTTTGCCAGTGATGATTTGagctgaaaatgaaaaaaaaacatattatcGAAGTtggttcaaatatataattttactataaatattttggaaaactgTGAAAATCTGTTCAGCGGATTACATTCCGCCAGAATTTATTTATATCAAACAGAACTAAGAATAGAAGAGTAATTTTTCAGTAATTATTAGGAACTTAATTGAAATTCTCTCTGAGTTTTCGtgaaaaatatagaaataatGTGATTGAATGTATTGTTCATCTACCACTACATTTTCGCATCTTACTAACAGTTTGAATTCCATGTCGAAAAAACGACACGCCTCTTTGGGCTGTCCAAGGATATCTTCATAAGAATTGCAGCGCTGTTCAGCTAGATTACAACGGTTAATTGAAAACTCGTTATTTAAGCGGAACTCCGGCCGCCACAACGTAGTATTATTTGCGTCATTattcagttgagatttcttttgtcaaataacacaccttgaatgtattatgagtggcaagctctagaaaacTCGTGACCACAGCACAAGTCggtagaaatttctttgacgaaaaacccCCAAACAGAACGACAATCGAATCCGAACCTCCTGCGTGATAAATGTGGTTTCACAGAATACTCACCTCTAAAGTATTAGTGTATCGGACGAAAGGATCATTGTGTACAGCGCGATAATGTCTTCGCAAGTCCCCAGCGTCGTCAAAGGCAAGCTTCAATAGAATGATATTTTGAGTTTGTTTTATCTGGTTCTGATAACATACTTTATTTTTCAATGCACTAGTTGAGTTAGCAAAAGTTAACGCATCCATTATAATACACTCCCACTCACCCCACAGCAAAACAACTCTTTGTCTGCTCTCCAACTTCCATCGTCATATGGCGCTGCTTGAAATTTAGCCAACAGATGTTTCACCTTCATTCGAATCTCCCGCAAATAACTATGGAAAACACCCCGATACAAATCTTTGTGCAGGATTATTTGTTCATATTCTTCTAGGAAATGTTTTACGACGTCAATGATTTTATCCAACTGCAATTACGCATTTCATACATGGATTAATCTTTCCCCGGAATAAGTCGTGTAGCGTacttacatttttatatttatgacTGTAATTGTACAAAggaaatcgaatgtaaaccgTCGTTGGGACCACCATTTCACTGCTGTCTGTTTCCGCCACTCGGATAGTTGAAAACGATATTGTGTTCGATGGTTACAGCGGACTGTTTTTGAGtgagcaacaaaaataaatcaacagACTACATGCAACAGGACCGGGAACTCATAGTTAGCTAATCATTACATTGTAGATCAACCAGAGCGAATTGCACGTCGGAACGATCAAATGAAACCGTTGAAGTGAACAAATGACAGAAGTTGAATTGAGTTATCACTTGACGGCAGATAGTTGGTAAAACCTTTGTACtaggttcttcttcttctttaatggcactaacgttcctagaggaacttcgccgtctcaacgtagtattacttgcgtcatttttattagtacttagttgagatttctatgccaaatgacacgccttgcaatgcattctgagtggcaagctctagaatacgcgtgatcacagtgcaagtcggaggaaatttctttgacgaaaaattcccccaaccagaacgggaatcgaacccgaacatccggcatgttagttatgacgctaaccactcggccacgggagcacacgacTAGATGTGCAAGTTGAAATTGTCCGGTCTATGTTTCAGATGTTACTATCAGGGTTTTATGCATTCCTTCGATTTGACATACCTATATGTCATTTTTTTTCGCGTTGACATAACATTTTGAAGTTTGTTATGTACCTAGAGGTATTAAAATCTGGAGGAAAGATAAATACAGATATCTACCGACAGcaaatgataaatttaaactTTGCATTGATGGAGAAAATACCGCAATGGACCGGAAAACACAATAAAGTGATATTGCAGCATGACAACCCATCGTCGCACACCGCTCATGCCTTGAAAGGTGCATCAAAACCCCTTTATTTGGAAACTTTAACACACTCACCATATTCTCCAGACCTGGCTCCGTTAGTTTATCATCTTTTTGCTTCAATGGGACATGCGGTTGCAAACCAGCAATTCGTCGAATATAAAGATGTCGAAAGATGGGTCGACAGGtggtattttttcgaaaaaaaaaagattcattGGAAAGGAATCCACGATTTGTCTGAGAGATGAATGAAACGTGTAGCTTCGGAGATTGcttcgaataaaaatatttcgacATTCTCCTGAAAATTATTTGTTACCTTCATCGACGAAAACGGATAATTTCAACTCGTACATCTggtatactacatgggctgagaaGTCCCGGGAATTTTCAACAGGTGGCGACatcaaaaaatgaacaagattcatttcgagaggttcatctgtcactagcttatgtgtgaagtttcatgacatttcgtttatttgttcacaaactacaattATTTAAGTGTCACTACTGGAGCATTCGTATAGTAAATGGAAAAGGAGGATTATCATATCATGCTCAAACATTGTTTCTTGGTGGGAAAAACTTCTGaacaatgcagtggttgacgaaatgttattccatttccgttccttcgagaacaacagtttatcggtggtttagtaaatttaaaatGGGTTGTACAACCACCGCAGATACACCTCGGAAGCACCTGCACCTGGAAGACCAAAAGAGGCCACGAattcagaaatcgtaaaacaagtcatcgactcgttttgaacgatcgtaaagttacgcgagttagctgaggccctaggcatttcaaaagaacgagtgggatacatttcgcACGACATTTCGGACATGAAAAAACTAtacgcgcgatgggtgccgcgtttgctgaccgtcgaccaaaaacagcgacgTATTGATagttcaacagccggtttggggttgttgaagcgtaatcgagagGACGAGAggttgaggaataaatatacctttgcccaaaaaacaatagttttcataaaaaattccGGGACTTTTCAGTCCACGTAGTACGTACGAAGTACAATCTTGAATGAAAACAAATGGGGGAATGTACACTAAGGTGCCAATGAATGGTAtggggaaaaatcgaccctaaaatttcaaaaagttaccctatacaaaatattcaccacctcgtgaaaacaccctatgccaaatttcagctcaatcggacttgagggagagtggcacaaagcggtcaaagtttgagttttttgaaaatcgaaaaatcacccaagggggaagtaaaggaaatgggggttttcgaaaaaaaaaattgttatcaaatgtcttaaaatggcatgaaacgtcgagagctAGTGTCATCTTGGGTCAAAAATCGGTACTctgagattttttttgggaatacgaaacgaaaagtatggttttgggtgccaataaaaatagttatatcGATTTCTCATCCGGAACTTGctatgaaatgttgatttgcacgataatataccctgcAAAATAATAGCTCATTCGCACTTCAtctactggtgtcgcagacgttaaaattagagttttttgaaaccggaaaatcaccgaaaaacggggtttaaaaaaattgttggtgacaaatgtcttaaaattgtataaCACGTcgagttatctcaaaaaaatttttttggcaaaaatgtattttcagtgccaaaaaagcttttttttgagaataaaaaattcgagataactgtaaatctcgacaagtaatgcaattttaagacatttggcatccattttttttgaaacctcgattttcgattatttttcgtttttcaaaaaaactcaaattttaacgtttgggacaccagtaaatgaagtccgaatgagctaatattttgcatagggtatattatcgtgcatcaacatttcgtagcaaatcccgaatgaaaaatcgagataactatttttattggtgccCAAAAccgtacttttcgtttcgtatttcgAAAAGTCTatgtcccagagtgccgatttttgacaacaaaaaatttttcgagatgacactagattttTATAGACGTTTTATGCCATTTTGTAACATTTGgcatcagaattttttttttcaaaaaccccgtTTTTCTTTCTCCCCCcgtgggtgatttttcgattttcaaaaaactcaaactttgaccgcttttcgCCAatcttccttaagtccgattgagctgatattttgcatagggtgttttttcgaggtggtgaacatttttattgggtaactttttgaaattcgagatgaccattttcattggcaccctaatgtacactgAGCAATGAATAGTCTTCAATAATAATCTAGAATAATAATCTTATATTCATTCATCTAtcttaatttatacataaatctTTTTCGATAATAAGTTATGGATAAAGTTCAATTCCCAACCGTCCGGCTTAGTGAGAACCCTCCAACGATAGATTCGTGTATCCGATTCGTAGGAAGCCTCATTCTTCGTGGTACTATCGATGTACAGTGTGCGGCTTACACTTGCTAAAAGTTTCTGCAGGTTGATCACTAAGGCAGCGGTGCACTCGGTACCGTAGTTCAAGTATTCTTCGAGACGATTGCGAAAATGCTCCAGCTTCGCGCGACCTGATTTCAACTACAAgttttatattttaatgttATTAGCATGGAATTACTTTCAGTCCTCACATGTATACTCACTTCAACAATATTCGGATGCACCAACCTTGGTGCATTGTGAAAAGCAAAGTAGTGTTCCCTCAACTCATcacaattttcaaaaagtttctaTGAATACAAGAAATTTAAACATGACTTTTGAATGTGTGTATGTATTattataacaaaaaaatctaCTTACCCCACAACAAAATAACTCTTTGAAAAACTGATTGTGACACTCTTCACGTTTGATTTGTCGGAACTTAGAAagcagcaaactcaaattggttTCAACCTCTCTCAGATGCCGCTTGAAGTCACGTCGATATAAAAGTCGCTGCTCAACGATATTCTCATACTCTTCCAAGAAATGTTCCACATCAGCACAAAACTTTGCGAGCTGTAAAACAGTAAGACCCATAAGTTTCTATCCTACAATGTTGGTTCTCTGTGGTCACACATTGCGATATTTATCACTATAATCCAACGTTCGCTTCCGATAAAACGGTCTGTATTGTCTCATAACTTTTCGTACTGTTTTGAACTGTTCGAGGGTGATCAGCTCTGATAGCTGAAAGAGTTACTGCTCTAATGATCACAAGTTTTGCTATGTTCTACACGGGAGAAACAAACTATTTTGGTATGGTGTGATTCTTACTGAGACGACGATTCGTTTGATGAATTGTCGATTAGATTTTTGGCACAGGTTCACCACAtcgaaaatacaaaataaaacaatcatTACCGGATATGATACAACATTGCAGACAGTTACATGTGATATATTTGAGTAATTATAAACAGTTCAGTCGTTAGTTATGCTcactgcagttttttttttgaattatggTCATTATGTGCGACTTATTATTCAAATGTCAGGTTgtggtctaccaacgttgactgtattAACGAATTATTAGATAATAAATTTAATgtgaaattataaaacaaacatatataaatatataaataaaaaaatattggtttCTAAATAATTGATAAGTGAAATACTATTCTCTTTAAATTCTATTATTAAATATCGGAGAATGttagaagttttttttccacaaaaaaaCCCAAATAAAGTATTATATTTCTCAAATACCGCGAGATATAAGACCTACTACTAGcggaaataatattaaaatataaatattagtaATATGAAATACCAAAGTTTTAGTTATGTGTCACCCAACAAAAAAGCATTAGCTGTTATTGAAGTAATCAGTTAAATAATGATCGAACAATAGCATAAGGTGCTTAATAACGGGTATTTTAATAGGGACACTACAAAAGTAGACCAATACAGACAGCAAACGAAGTCATATgttttcccgctctcttgacatttctcttcagtaaggtttcccatttcataatggaaagatatacgatccaacaacgagtcgagattatcaaaatttactaccgaaattcggagtcaatggtctcaactttaagagcgctacatccaatttatggtcgtcaaaATCGTCCTGACAGATCAACAATTGTCGAGTGTGGAGAATATTGTTgacgctagcgcatcaattaaggaagacccaaatcagtatGTTACAAGTCATTCTCAAGCGTTGGTCATCTcagatcttggcctacatccttacaagatcaaattgacacaagaactgaagccgcttgccCACCAGAAGCGTCGAATGTTCGTGAATtaggctgagcaacaacttgaaaatgatccggattttcatcgaaaaatcattttcagcgatgaggctcatttctgactgaatggcttcgtcaataagcaaaatatacgTTATTGGttaggcagcaatccacacatACATTTTCATGTCTTTTTTTGTAACCCATCCAAAAAGTCAGCACCAATCGTTTTTCCTGAGAACATCCTCTTCTCATAATCTTTTCACAGAACTTAACATTTTCAGTGAGTTGATCGATTTTCGTGAGGTCGAATGGCTGGATTTAGGTGCTTCCAATGGTTAAATCATTTTCCGCAATCCGAAAAAACGGTTCTTATTCGGAAAATCGGGAAATCGGAAAATCGTCCAAGTGATGTTGGGTATTTCAATTTTGCGGAAATCAAGGAGAGGTTTGTGGCCTCATGTACGGATagaagcaactactcatgatgAATGTTTTTTACTCAACTGAAAGATAAACTATAATACGGGGGAAAAATTGCTATTGAAAACTCTTGGATTTTGGCGCAAAGAGTCAGCGCCCCTggcaaatgccgggtttgccACCCACACACTACGCTGCTGAATGCGGCTAAACATAACCTCTATATGCGCTAGAAGTGTCATCGGGGAATTCTCATTCGACCCTCGTATTATGCACGGATTACAAGatccaacaaaaaatatttgtttagattttcaGCTCATCTATAGCATGTCGATAGGAGCTAAACCAAGCATGAATCATCCCATCCAAATTTTCCGTTAACCAGGTATATATAAGAAACCGAAATTTGCACACAAATGGCTCTAACTGTCAATCTTCTCTTCATCATAATGCATTATTGGCATCGTTGCCATGTTTTAAGATCTCGAAAGTTTTATaactcaaaacaaaacaaacaagtcTGCATAATAGGTTTGAAGAGCTTTGAATCGACTTTGCCTGGAAAGTACGTTTTGCGGTCAGCATTGGTTCTATACTACCATTTAAAGTTAATGAAATTCGCAGTGCTTTGAGTGGTTGAAACAACTCGaaacgattgtgtcacatttacccgaaacctaCTCACTTGAAAGACATTCACctgaattccactcacccgagcgtaacaaatacccgaatgcgacagctacccgagtgtaacatctacccgaactgacatttacccgaaagaaggatatattcgaataatacgcaaattttattattagacagtatttgtatatttatttctgatcagtgttataaaaagatcatatttgtctcgcacgttcatttctattcaaaaagtattttttgtgGGTAGTTCAATTTGAGAAACAGTGGCGttaaataaaatccttttcacaATAATGAAAAGTAAAAGAATACAGTATTATAACGTATTATGAAGTTTATACATTCATATGGATGACGCAACCCGTTTACTTAAAAGAAAGCTGCCAATTTTGGTACATACGTATTATGGCACTGAAGTGCAATgttgattatgaatttatttttttgcaatgaaaTTAATTCTGAGATCactgtaatgggggcgaagtccccatctaacgagaacaaggaaccgaggcggcctcatgccgccgaggtgacgcaattcgAGTTGGCCGCCGTCgtaagcggcggcctctcgcaagcaaacctgtgttccaccaatTACCCGGTTAGTTTgcaacataggagacgatcatctagttaggtccgaccgagcgttagcgagcatcggacggcatacgtttatctggtgtttgcaaccaggcaatcaaaatgcatgacatgcataattaaccaggcaaacgtaatgcaccaggtaaacgtatgccgtccgaatAATCTGACggacctgactaaaggatcgtctcctatagttcaaacaaaccgggcaatcggtggaacacaggtttgcctgCGAGAAGTGGAAGCGGCGGACGGCTCATATTGCATCACATCGGCGGCTTGGTGCCAcgtcggttccttatcctcgttaaatggagaCTTCGCTCCCATTACATTCATTTCAGAATAAAtaacgaaataataaattcatgatataaaCTGCGATGCGATAAGTAAGTACAATTTTTTCTcatctattcttttcacattttcatttaaattttttatgttaaagttacctgCTTAGTTTTCGGAATATTCCATTACCCATGCTCATtgctgaatgatctcttggcctTAAAGAGcgatacggaaaggaaagaagacggcatgtcgattgtacagggttttccatttcgggcttccgaaagtatacagccctgagctgacaaccgtttgacatagctgtcaaccaaagcgtcgtATCGTTAgatgaatgtctgccattttacaatatggatcgttttagcatcgcacaacgtgtaaattttgttaaattatactataaaaatgatgaaaaatcggcaaatgtttttcgagcattacctacggattttggtcgtcatggacggcctacagagcacacaatcgctaatgtagagcgtaaattcgaacaaactggatccgtagtgggtattgtgaaacctgtgcataatcgtaatgtgcgttcagcCGAATATATTGCTGCTGTTCCTGCCAGTGTGCcgtgatctcgcaaagtgacgcaagcgccaaaattga from Toxorhynchites rutilus septentrionalis strain SRP chromosome 3, ASM2978413v1, whole genome shotgun sequence encodes:
- the LOC129779913 gene encoding uncharacterized protein LOC129779913 yields the protein MRQYRPFYRKRTLDYSDKYRNLAKFCADVEHFLEEYENIVEQRLLYRRDFKRHLREVETNLSLLLSKFRQIKREECHNQFFKELFCCGKLFENCDELREHYFAFHNAPRLVHPNIVELKSGRAKLEHFRNRLEEYLNYGTECTAALVINLQKLLASVSRTLYIDSTTKNEASYESDTRIYRWRVLTKPDGWELNFIHNLLSKKIYV
- the LOC129779365 gene encoding uncharacterized protein LOC129779365; amino-acid sequence: MVVPTTVYIRFPLYNYSHKYKNLDKIIDVVKHFLEEYEQIILHKDLYRGVFHSYLREIRMKVKHLLAKFQAAPYDDGSWRADKELFCCGLAFDDAGDLRRHYRAVHNDPFVRYTNTLELKSSLAKLDHMRHRLDEYINFGREYNLELLTNLKRVLKKISNTLKF